Within the Arachis duranensis cultivar V14167 chromosome 10, aradu.V14167.gnm2.J7QH, whole genome shotgun sequence genome, the region GGTGAAAACAAAATTTGGATTTATATTGTATAATTTATAAACTTAGTCAAGCTTCTCCGCTGCTAGTTGCTACCATAATATCAGGATtgggataaaaataaaagagaaaagaaatgtTACTAGTTTTttagagaaacaaaaaaaaaaacaaaataaaaatgtttttttgaataaaaatatagaaatttcgtacaaataaaagaacaaaaaaatgagttgataagaaaaaagaaaaataaaaataaaaaagaaagaagaaaaaaaaagaaaaagttgcaCTAAAGAGGATAAAGATGGAAaacgtttatttttttaatcttattttttagatttattttagaTACTTAGTTGAAAATTTTGTTGAACAATAATTTGTTTATCTAGTATTATTTCATATATATTGATATACATactttttaattagatttaatttatatcattttCTTTATTAGAGAGTAAATTATCTCATTATGTTTCTCATGATAAGTctattatgtatatttttaataatataatttattattattaaagttcATACaataataagattttgaaacatacattaaatacaattttaaGATTatgcaaataatttttaaatttgtttatactTCCNNatataaagtataaattaataataattatactcttattttacattttataaTTCTTCCCactttttgaagattttttcCTGCAAGAATTTATTTCAAGTGTTAAGTATTTGTATAATTACATCTATCAACAATACTATATTACAgaaaataatttacttttcaatttACAGAATAAACTGGagtttttatatatatctatacgGACACCGACTCTGATGCAAAAGAGAATAAAGGACCAGGTTTTGTTAGGTTAGGTTTGGCTGTTACAGTTTTAGACTTTTAGTTACTACTTGCTAGTTGCTACTATCTTGTTTgtaatttcactaatttgagtGGACTCGGTCACTGATATTCTAATCATAGGATGTGTTTATGGAAAGTCTATGAAAAAATACTCATAAAATACGGATATTTTGTTAAGTTATTGTGtctttatattaaatatattttagatataatatttatttataattttatacttgTTAGATGTGTGTAtctgttttatttaattgtctTACTAAGTAACAAAATTATGAAGGAAtagaaaaggtaaaaaaaaaaatttttattgattgttgactgattgaattgaaaattatgaaggtaaaactaaatatatatagtgcATTGTCTATGAAAGTAAaagtaaagataagataaaaaaataacataaagataaaataagataagataataatgactaaaattagaactaaatTTATGTATCCTATTGGGCTGAATTTGTGGGACACGagacttctttattgttgtcatgggcTAAGGTAGAAGAGTAGTTTAATATGCCCCCGCAAGCTGGAGGATGAAAGATATCGAGAACTCCAAGCTTATTGAGATTAAGATGGAAGGGTTGAGGAGACAAATGCTTTGTGAAGATGTCAGCTAATTGCCCAGAAGAAGGTATGGGGAGAAGTTTCATCACTCCAGCTTGAGCTTTTTGTCGAACCAAGTGACAATCGACCTCTAAATGTTTGGTCCGTTCATGAAAAACTGGATTAGCAGCAATATGAAGAGCACTTTGATTATCACAATATAAAACTGGTGGGCGGATAGGAGAGATGCGTAAAAATTGTAACAGATTTAGTAACCATTGAAGTTCACAAGTTGTGTTGGCAAGTGCACGATATTCTGCTTCAGTGGATGAGCGGGCAACGGTGGTTTGTTTCTTGGTCTTCCAAGATACTAAAGAGTTGCCTAAGAAGAAACAATAGCCTGTTAAGGATCGCCGAGTGTCAGGACATCCGGCCCAATCAGAGTCACTGAAGCCGAGAAGCTGAATTTCTGATTCTCTTGGAAAAAAAATTCCTTTGCCGAGGCTAGTTTTCAGATATCGTAACACATGCTTGGCGGCTTGAAGATGAGATTCAGTAGGAGTTGCCATAAATTGACTTAATTGATGAGTGGCATACATGATGTCTGGTCGAGTAGTGGTAAGGTAGAGAAGACGTCCAACCAAACGGCGATACACAGAAGGGTCAGATAGCAAGGGACTTTTGTCTTGATATAATCTTGTAGAACTATCCATTGGAACAGAGGCAGGTTTAGCACCTAATAAACCAGAATCCTCCAACAGATCAAGACAATATTTTCTCTGAGATAAGCAAATTCCCTTTGCTGATTGAGCTACTTCAatacccaaaaaatattttaaagggcCCAAATCTTTAATTCGGAAGTGTTGGTGCAAAATAGACTTAATGGAAGCAAGTTCAGAAATAGAATTTCCGGTGAGAACGATGTCATCAACATAGACGAGAAGTATAGAAATTTGAGCACcaataaatttaacaaataaactaTAATCAGATAAAGTCTGCCGATATCCATGGGATAGCAAAAGATGAGAAAGTTTGTCATACCACATACGACTAGATTGTCGTAGACCATATAATGACTTTAGTAACTTGCAGCATTGATTTGGGCGAGGAGATGTGAACCCAGGTGGTAAAGCATGTAAACATCTTCAGAAAGATCCCCATGTAAGAAAGCATTATTGACATCTAACTGATGTATGGGCCAGTGCTTCATAGAGGCCAATGCCAAAACTAATCTGATGGTGGCAGGCTTGACAACAGGAGAGAAGGTTTCCAAAAAATCAACACCTTTCAGTCTGGGTGAATCCTTTAGCCACAAGGCGAGCCTTATATCGATCAACTGAACCATCAGGCTTGCGTTTGATGCGATAGACCCATTTACAGCCAACTGGCTTAACATCTGCAGGACAATCAACAAGACGCCAAGTTTTGTTCAACTCAAGAGCATCCAGCTCATCTTTCATAGCACTACGCCAATTGAGATGTTGATTGGCATCTTTAAAGAACTTTGGCTCAACGTCAGAATGTAGAGATAATAAAAACCTTTTATGTGAAGatgaaagggaagaaaaagacATGACTGAAGATAAAGGATACCTGCACTTTGAGGGAGATTGATTAGTAGAGGTGAGAGACGAATTGCACAAGTAATCAGAGAGATATGCTGGAGGTCGGTGAGGTCGATCAGAATGACGAGGATGGGGTTGCTCAGGTGGTGAGGAAGGTGACGGGGAATGAGGAGGTGCTGGTGGACTAGTGTCTAGTGTAGAAGAAGAGGAGTGTGTGGGCCTCAAAAGAGATTCGGTTGTCATGGATTCAAGTTGGTTAGGACATGATAGTGAGGAAGAAAGAGAGGTTGTTGGAGAGAATAAAGAATTAGATGGAGTTGGGTCAATGGGTATGGGTGAAGGTTCAACTGGAAGAGTTGGTATTTTTGGTTTATGTGGGTTGATAGAAAAATTATTTGGGTCAAAATTTGTTGTTGGGTTGGAGGGAGAGATTGGGTCATTTGTGTGGACCAAAGAAAAGACTAATTCATCAAATACAACATTTTGAGAAATTTCAATCCTTTTGTCATCCAAAAGATAAATGATATATCCTTTAAAACCATTttgaaaaccaatgaaaacacCCCTTTTGGCTCTTGGATCAAATTTTGATCTATTTGTCATTAGGgtagacacaaaacataaacaaccaAAAACTTTAAGGTCATGATAATTTGGTGGATGATTAAATAGAATCTCAAATGGTGTTTGAAAATTAATTGCAGAGGATGGAACTctattaagaaaataaacagCATGTTTAACAGCATAAGACCAAAAAGATAATGgtaaattagattgaaacataAGAGCACGAgctatatttaaaatatgttgaTGCTTGCGTTCTACCCGTCCATTTTGTTGAGGGGTTTCAACACAACTACGTTGATGAATAATGCCCTTGGAAGCATAAAAATCATGTAAAAGAAATTCTGGTCCATTATCTGAACGGATAGTTTTGACTTTAGAGTTGAATTGTGTTTcaactaaagtaataaaattcTTTACATGATTTTGCACttctccttttgattttaaCAAAATAGCCCATGTAAAGCGACTAAAATCATCAACGACAGTTAAGaaatatttatgattatgaatagaATTTTGTCGAAACGGACCCCAAATGTCAAAatgtaataaatcaaaaattgcATTAGCTTTATTAAAACTTTGAGAAAATGAAAGTTTCTTCTGTTTAGAAAAATGACAAATATCACAAGTTTTATCATAATGCATAGAAATAAAAGGAAATTGCTTATGTAAATAATTAAGTCGTTGTTCAGAAGGATGACCCAAACGAAAATGCCATAGCTCGGATGGTGTAATGGTTGATTTTGTTTTGATAGTATGAATGGAATGTGAAGTTGATGGAGTGTGAGGGGGAGTATTTTCAACAACATACAAGCCTTCTCTCATTCTACCAAAGCCAATCGTCCTCAAAGTGTTGGTCTGTaaagtgcaagaagaagatgaaaaagtgaGTTGACATTGAAGATTGGAAGTAATTTTGGATATAgaaataatgttaaaattaaagtgAGGCAGATAAAGAACATCATGAAGGATTAAGGATGAAGAAAATTGCACAACACCCTTATAGGAAGCAGTGACTTTAGTGTTATTTGGTAAGTGAATGATAATGGGAGAGACTTTATAATATGAAATAAACCAAGATAAGTTTGATGCAATATGGTTTGTGGCACCAGAGTCAATAATCCAAGAATTTAAAAAGGTAATTTTGTtggaaaaatgatttaaaacagAAAATGTGTTTGAAGAACAAAGATAATGAGTACTCGAATTAGGCAAAAACCCATTTTGATTTGATGAACCATTATCTCTATATTCTGAAGAGGGAGACTCGGTCCTTTTGAGAAGTGCTATGAGAGCTTGTTGTTGGGCTAGTGAGAAGTCCAAAATTGGATTTGGATTCGGCTGATGGGTATGCCCTTCAACATGACCTAGGGCTGCCCTCTCATCATAAACTGGAGGGGCGATTGAAGGAGGAGTGGCGACGGCGACAACAGCGGAGTGATGTGGACTACCAGAGTGACGTGGATGCCCTGGTGGGAACCCGTGTTTCGAATAACAGACTTCAATCGTGTGGCCACTACGACCGCAATGCGTACAGAACTTAGAAGAACCACCACGTCCCGCGCTGGAGGGGAAACCACTGCGACCCTTGCCGGAGGAAAAGCCATTGCGACCGCAACCGCGACCTTGTGAGGGGTGCCGCGAATCGATGGCGACAGTGATGGAACGTGGATCGTCTAGAATACCAGTGGTGACTTGTAGCTGTCGTTCATGTTGGATGACCAATGCAAAAACTCTGGTTGCTGGAGGTAATTGGTCTAGGAGAAGTATTTGAGATCGCACCACCGAAAACCGTTCATCCAATCCCTTAAGAAAGCGAATTATGAAATCTTGTGATCTATGAGATGTTGCTGGACATGAACAGACTGGGAGAGGGCGAGAACTGTCGAGTTCCTCCCAAAGAGACTTTAGTGATGTGTAGAACTCGGTGACAGACAGAGTGCCCTGCTTAAGTGCATAGATTTCTTCTTGCAACTCAGCAATTCGGAGAAGATCGCTCTGAGCAAATCGTTCTTTCAAATCGGTCCAGACAGAGGAGGCAGTGTCAAAATAGAGGACACTTTGAGTTATAGAAGGGGACAAAGAATGGAATAACCAAGATAAGACCAAGTTGTTGCAACGTTCCCAAGCCGAGAAAAGGGGATCCCCGGGTAGAGGAAAGGAGATAGAACCGGTAAGAAatccatatttatttttggaaataataGCCATAGTGAATGATCTTTTCCATGAATGGTAATTGTTTCCTGTGAGAACAGGGGTAACCAAAACTGAGGTAGGATTTTCGCTTGGATGAATATAATAGGGATTGGTTGTATCTTGAGTTAAATTGGAAGGCTGATTATCAATGGTAGGCGGGGGAGTTGAAGGAGTTTTAGGATCTGAGTTGGATGGTTTATCCATGTTATCCATGGATGTCAGCAGAGCTCAAGaggagctctgataccataacaaaattatgaaggaatagaaaaggcaaagaaaagaatttttattgattgttgactgattgaattgaaaattatgaaggtaaaactaaatataCATAGTGCATTGCCTATGAAAGTAAaagtaaagataagataaaaaaataacataaaaataagataagataagataataatgactaaaattagaactaaatTTATGTATCCTATTGGGCTGAATTTGTGGGACACGAaacttctttattgttgtcatgggcTAAGGTAGAAGAGTAGTTTAAtactaagaaataaaaaaaattaaatatatttaaatatatctaaatattatTATGTATCAGTGTATTCAATCTTGTTGTTaatttatattcttaaaataaatttataaatagtatatattattatttattaaaataaatatattttaaatactttatataattaaaagaagatATNNNNNNNNNNNNNNNNNNNNNNNNNNNNNNNNNNNNNNNNNNNNNNNNNNNNNNNNNNNNNNNNNNNNNNNNNNNNNNNNNNNNNNNNNNNNNNNNNNNNNNNNNNNNNNNNNNNNNNNNNNNNNNNNNNNNNNNNNNNNNNNNNNNNNNNNNNNNNNNNNNNNNNNNNNNNNNNNNNNNNNNNNNNNNNNNNNNNNNNNNNNNNNNNNNNNNNNNNNNNNNNNNNNNNNNNNNNATGGGTGGCTAAAAGAGCTCTCCCCAACTAAAAGAAATTTACCACAATATCAATCGTCAAAGCCTCTCTCCATGGTGAATACTATAGTGCTTTTGGTATTGTAcctattttactaaaaataaatagataatatttaataaattttaaatattttattttttatttttaaaagttaagtattataataaaaaatactatgaaATTTatctatacatatataaataaagaaaaaaacatttatcacaaaataaaattttaaataaaattactttcacataaaattaataattaaaaattattaaataaaaatttaattaaattaattaactcaTTTAACTCCTTTcaactataaaaaattaattgtatttGAATCTTTACCTCACCACAGTATCATTATACTTTTAGACTTGAGATTTGGGAATAAAAAAGACATTAGATGTCTTGATCTTAAAGCATTTCCTCAGCAAAATGTGACTTGAAAGACACACAAAACCTAACACAGATAGATGTAAACATTAATTTCTAGTTGAGTAAATCGCTTCTTCTTCGAAGAATCTGGACACCCAAGTAATCAACTGGACCCCGAACCGCAACTTGAGGCTTTCCAACATTCACGCGGATGGCAGAAATATGTGGGAATTGTGTCAGAGTAGTTATTGCAATCTTTTGGGCCACTGACTCCAGAAGAATGTGAGCCTTCCCTTCAATAATTTCCTTAGCAATACTGGTTCATCAATATTCATTTATATATTGATTACATAGATTAAAGTTGATAAGAATGAAGAAGGTTGAATTCATTGGCAAGTGACAAATAGGTAATAACTGACCCATAGATTTCGGCGTAACTAACTGTATCTGACAAGTGATCAGATATGCCTGATGCTCTAACATCCATCCAAGCATCTATGTTTACCAAGAATTTCTGACCCAGCACCCTTTCTTCGGCTATTGCGCCGTGAAAACCATAAAATGTGCATCCCCTCGGTATGAGTTTGTCTCCGGTTATCAACGCATCGGCATCCATCTTTGCTGAAAACAATGGGCTTCTTTTGAACAAGTATGCAGTACCTTCTTTCAGTCAGATTGGAGGAAAAAAAAGTAGGGCTAGGACTCTGATTGTATCAAAGACCTACGCCTAAGCCCATCCAAGTTGAAGCGCTCACGAAAATAAAATGACATTAACTAAGTTAGACTCATTCCCACAAACAAGTGTTAGATATTCAAATCTCATCTGGCCCATGCAACAATTCATTAGTCAATGGATTTAGGTAatctaatgattatatctctaatattttctaattttttttatacacattatacaaatattccattaacTCTCTATACTTtctcatttttaaataaaacttagatTTGTAacggattaatttttaaaaaaacactATAGGCAACTAAAAGAAATAGAATGACACGAGTCAGCCTAATGATACCATCCCTGAGCTTTACCCTTTGTCCATTAGCCCCATTTGAAAAgcttcaaaaaatatatttttttaaatttttaacttataaaaaatagtagtattaatattcgatacaatttttaaaattaaattacaactTTCTAAGAAGTTATTtagaaacttttaaaaaaattaaaaaaaaataacttctctcataataaaaaactttttattacatttcttttaaaataaacacttttagaactaaaaacacaaatacaaaataacttatttataaactattcttaatatagttatttattgtttaaactattttttcaaaaaaaacttaattaaactaTTTACCGAAACGGGATCTATAATGGTGATTATCTTTTATTGCTTATAACAAAAAAGTATTAGAAGTAGAAATTTATTCAACGAGAAGTGATAAATTTGCTTCTCCCCTCAAATGACCAAAATTTCACTGTGTAAActatttctatttatttgtttatttgatcaaaGATTATACATTATTCTCCTACAGTTCTACATAATTAGAGATATTCGGTAAACAAACTCTTGGAGACCAACATGCGCCGAGTTCAGAAATTCTCCTTCATGTCTTTAGAACCAACACAAAGAGCATGCCGTTCGGCCTTCCTAACAACCTTATTATGAATAATTCTGAAACAAAAATAATCctagaaaaaagaaattaacgGACATATTCAACGAGTCAGAAGTACAACTTTTTTTGTGAATAATTACAACTGAGGCGAATCAAGGGAAAAGAAATGTGCAGTTATCAAACTATAATCACGACTAGAATATAATTTAAATCAGCTAAAAGAATTGGTTAATATTTTGAAGATGCATATATACATGTAGCAGAAGAACAGGTGTAATAATCTATCCTCTGGGTTACTACCCTCTTTTCCCATGGCTTCAAAAAGCTGTACAACTACAACATAATTCTATCTTGTGCTTTTTGTTCACTCAACTAGTCTTTGGTAAAGCGCAAGGGTTACCGCTTAAGATGGCTGCAAATCTCAACAAGTCAGACAACTGTTCCGGCAACTGTCCAAAATGCCTCAAGCTTTCCTCATTCGCTGTTGCTCTGACTAATTACACAATCAATTGCATCTAAAGTATTCATCTAAATTTTTCTGTAGAAAAGCAGATAAGCAGCAGAAGTCTTTATCATGTCTTCACTGGCAGGGGCAACCCTGCTATCATCAAACTCGTACCATTTATCATGGCTATACTGCAACGGAATAACCACATATGTAGCATGTAAGTAGTTAAAAGGGATATATACAAATGACAAAATAGTTTCTTCAATGTGCGCTTTTTTGAAAaggaataatttatataaaaagcCAAACTGAAAGCAAAGAGCATTGTCAAAATATCACAACAATCAAGATAAAGTCGTGGgtgataataataaattatgggGGCAATAGTCAAGTGTCTTCACATCCCACATTGTTTGCTACTCTGCCATAGCAATTAATATTCTTAATAAtatgtcaatgaaatatttccTTAAACAAAGGAATTAAAAAGCcaatgaaaaatacaaaatcagggaaaaataattaattctaatgtTATAATGGATTAAGAGTAATCTACAGATGAGTGGTACTTACACGGACAAATGCTGTATAGTGACCTCCTCCTAATCCTCCATAGTGACAACTAATTGCATACAACATATAGTGGTTCGAAGCCTGACTATTTCGGTGGGCAACATATGTTGAGACATCCAGATCATTAATTGGAAAGTCCACAAATGTTTCCAGCTTGTTCTTGGAGTATCTGCTGTATGAGAACCTCTTCAAATGAATAACGAGGATTTCAGGCAATCTCCAAAGATCTAGTTTTTTACTTGCTTGTTGAGGCTTTTTGCAGGTGGGGCAGTACCTGTAAGTACAACAAATAGAATATCAAACATCAAACAATATCAATAGGAATGGGAATACTAATTTGGTTTACATATAAAATATGATGATAACTTGGATTAAGGATATTAATGTTTCATGAAGATTGAAGTTGCAGAATACAGATTGAATTCTATATATCTACTAAGTACTAACCACATGTCCTCTGGTCCTAAAGGTTCCTCTTTCAAAAATGCTTCAAGGCACTTGTATATAGAAATCGATTCTTGTGTTCTCTTGGTGAACAACTGGGGCTTGAAAACCTCAGGCAATGTTTGGCTCATGTAGGGAACATAATTTTTAAGCATCCTATCTGACCATAAAACAACCACCTGCAGCTTCATGGATAACGTTGTAATTGGTAATGGTTCGTTCAATTTTGTCCTTAAATTCTCTACTCCTAGGCCACCAGGTAAGCAGAATTCAAAGTCATCCCACAACTGGGTGTTGCCCTCTGCTCCACTGGTGGAGTCTGCATCACTTCCTATTGCTGGGGAGCTAGTAGTGTCGCCCAATTCATCATCTTCACCAAGTTTTTTATTGACATCTTCAGCAGTATCAAACTCATCTAATCCATCTTCAGAGAACTTAAGAAAAGGATTGATTAACTTCAGAAACTCCCTACGAACATCATTTCCACAAGAAATACTGGACAACCTTGTAACAAGTGGAATACCAAACAGCTGATTTTCAAACGTGTCCTTCCCAGAACTGCAGTACCcaatacaataaaattaatatatatagtaaataattattacaaAGATCATCTAGTAAAGTAATAAACAACAAGAATATTTCAGGAAAATGACTAACATATTGCACACACCTGAAGTTTAACACCAAAATTTGCTTACAAATGAAGTTTAGAAATGACAACAGAAAGCTCAAGCATTCATCTGTGCCTATTTATACAGGGCATATACACTCAACTGGTATTGAACACAAAGGTCGACAATCTGACAACGACCACATGTTAACTTGTAAAATTATGACATCCCAAGCGAATAGTAAACTAAAGTTCTTTTCAGAAATAAATCTTGAGATGGGACCAAATGGAAAATTCTTAGATTCTCTTCCAATATGGCAATATGTGCTCCCAACAGTGAGGTCACACCATCTACCAAAATAATTCTATTAAAGCAATATCTCCAATTTAGGAGTACAGCTCCTCAATCAGAGATACACATATTTGTGAACAACGCACAAAGAAGCATGTTGTAGgaacaaaaaagaaattaatccagtttgaaaaaggaaaggaattaaagaaaaagaaaggctTACTTTTCCAGCAAACGCTCATGTGAGAAAACAACCAAGGGAGCATCTTCTTCATATTTTTGTAATCGATAAGCCACAAGTTTGTCTTGATCTCTAATTTCAGATAACGAATCAGACAGATCCTCAAATAAACGAAAAATTCGATTCTTGTAGATCTGTATTACTCCCAAAAAAAAAGGAGGGGATCTTGAATGAGATTATTGACATGTAAAATTCTGTATTAGGATAATAAGTCAATGCTAAAACATCCAACATAATTGCATTTACTTAAGCATCTCATGCAACAAATTCTCCTAAGTGCAAAACTTTAGCATGATACCTCAGCCACTAAGAGGGTTTCATCATCTCTTAGAGAACAAGAAGCACTCAAAGCTCCAATAAGATTCTTGATTGTTCCACTTTCTGGCAGTGTTACTGTTAATGTAGAAGGCAGTGTTATCCCATCAGTGCTTATCACAGTCAGAGTCATAGTCCGTGTTGTTGTAGAAGGTAATGGAAGAGATAAATACATAAATGGGTCAAATGTGATAGAGACCTTCTTGCAAACAGGGCATACCAATGTCGATCGAAACTGACCCTAAGATCAAGGAacaataaaattcaatttatgcGGAAATTGTTGTCAGAGAAATATGGAGAACACTTTGCGAAGAGGTTGTCAGTGTCACCAACTAGTCAACAAAATGTGAGCCCTAATTGCAATAACCAGTCCAAAATAACTATAATAACACCTAATACGCTTTTGTTCTCTAATAGAAATAGTAATCAGACATACAACTTAAAACCTCTGCTTAGGGTAAATAATGGAAGGCATTTGATTATTTCCCTCAATACTTGTAAATATTTCATACAAAAGGAATTTATAAGACTTACTTGGCATAAATCAACAACAATGGAATCGTTGCGAGCAAGGTGATTTCGCCAGTACT harbors:
- the LOC107471336 gene encoding dihydroneopterin aldolase 2-like, whose protein sequence is MDADALITGDKLIPRGCTFYGFHGAIAEERVLGQKFLVNIDAWMDVRASGISDHLSDTVSYAEIYGIAKEIIEGKAHILLESVAQKIAITTLTQFPHISAIRVNVGKPQVAVRGPVDYLGVQILRRRSDLLN
- the LOC107471358 gene encoding ubiquitin carboxyl-terminal hydrolase 8; the protein is MTRFSEKLRLSWLLQKPTRFLALLSLSTFRLCKSIARYLLSQTLPHLSMDNLFADHSDYFSDDFDSNSYRSRPNRRYLHPHDTRDFPDERVYLLPYRWWIEAEGDGDHVEGVLYTVTSNSDSDSEILLHLRKEEDPEKISSLDVGFSGRQYALVPEGIWLRALKRYNDFNNAMKDFGSLFFAEDCLHDLFPLQIRIYVSWETNSLVAKICQKENVAKFYKKACDIFDSEHSPMHIWDFSGQTTQLFINDKVTNDSLSQLGKEVLLELHVHGLPELMHGNGSNDMIVDRSDMECSSHSGCVIMNGSTDCVIPNVISMNSIQSSSYQAVQTLGLTGLQNLGNTCFMNSAIQCLAHTPKLVDFFLGDYRKEINYENPLGMNGELALAFGDLLRMLWVPGARPVVPEMFKTKLANFAPQFSGYSQHDSQELLAFLLDGLHEDLNRVKRKPYHEVKDADGRPDEEVAEEYWRNHLARNDSIVVDLCQGQFRSTLVCPVCKKVSITFDPFMYLSLPLPSTTTRTMTLTVISTDGITLPSTLTVTLPESGTIKNLIGALSASCSLRDDETLLVAEIYKNRIFRLFEDLSDSLSEIRDQDKLVAYRLQKYEEDAPLVVFSHERLLENSGKDTFENQLFGIPLVTRLSSISCGNDVRREFLKLINPFLKFSEDGLDEFDTAEDVNKKLGEDDELGDTTSSPAIGSDADSTSGAEGNTQLWDDFEFCLPGGLGVENLRTKLNEPLPITTLSMKLQVVVLWSDRMLKNYVPYMSQTLPEVFKPQLFTKRTQESISIYKCLEAFLKEEPLGPEDMWYCPTCKKPQQASKKLDLWRLPEILVIHLKRFSYSRYSKNKLETFVDFPINDLDVSTYVAHRNSQASNHYMLYAISCHYGGLGGGHYTAFVRYSHDKWYEFDDSRVAPASEDMIKTSAAYLLFYRKI